The following are encoded in a window of Phycisphaerae bacterium genomic DNA:
- a CDS encoding insulinase family protein — MKRTVSGLVLVLAFSCPSQAQEVPAVEKSLSNGMRVLMVERHTEPTIAGGWVAHVGSSNERPGITGIAHLFEHMMFKGSTTIGTKDNAKDQEIIASQEVLRDQMREEEARMRAALRRGHIDDMLKPENATPRWRELKKQFDELITQQRANMVKDEFDLVYTAAGGSHLNAFTSNDQTAYFVTVPANKLELWMWMESDRLLNHVFREFYSERDVVQEERRLGVDSTPLGKAGEAFEALAWGGHPYAWPVVGWPSDLPAITKAQADEFFAIYYAPQNITLVLVGDLKPDAVIPLAERYFGRISRGSIDPPEVITADPRHPIERRMNAQVDANPQVWIAWQTVASAHRDAYPLAVLCGLLEGRTGRLHKALVLKDQIATSVSAADDCRKWAGSFAISAEAREPHTPAKCEQAVYTVLDRLARDDVPAEELQKVKNQFAAREYRKLANNYAIFMQLIHYDGQGNWREINEAGPKLQAVTAADVRRVVNRYFTPENRAVALLTRKPPAVPPSPTEQ, encoded by the coding sequence ATGAAGCGTACCGTCAGCGGCCTGGTTCTGGTCCTCGCTTTCAGTTGTCCATCCCAGGCTCAGGAAGTGCCCGCGGTCGAAAAGTCCCTCTCCAACGGTATGCGCGTGCTCATGGTCGAACGGCATACCGAGCCCACCATCGCCGGCGGGTGGGTCGCCCACGTCGGCAGCTCGAATGAGCGACCGGGAATCACCGGTATTGCCCACTTGTTCGAGCACATGATGTTCAAGGGCAGCACCACGATCGGAACCAAGGACAATGCCAAGGACCAGGAGATCATCGCCAGCCAGGAGGTGCTTCGCGACCAGATGCGCGAGGAAGAGGCCAGAATGCGGGCCGCCCTCCGCCGTGGCCACATCGACGACATGCTCAAACCGGAAAACGCCACGCCCCGTTGGCGCGAACTGAAGAAACAGTTCGATGAGCTCATCACCCAGCAGCGCGCTAACATGGTCAAGGACGAGTTCGATCTGGTATACACCGCGGCCGGCGGCAGCCACCTCAACGCCTTCACATCCAACGATCAGACGGCCTACTTCGTCACCGTCCCGGCCAATAAACTCGAACTCTGGATGTGGATGGAGTCCGACCGCCTGCTCAACCACGTCTTCCGCGAGTTCTACTCCGAACGCGATGTGGTCCAGGAAGAACGCCGCCTCGGCGTCGACTCCACCCCCCTCGGCAAGGCCGGCGAGGCGTTCGAGGCCCTGGCTTGGGGCGGCCATCCATACGCCTGGCCCGTCGTGGGCTGGCCGTCGGATCTGCCCGCCATCACCAAGGCCCAGGCGGACGAGTTCTTCGCCATCTACTACGCCCCACAGAACATCACCCTCGTCCTCGTCGGCGATCTCAAGCCCGACGCCGTCATCCCCCTGGCCGAGCGCTACTTCGGCCGGATCTCCCGCGGTAGCATCGACCCGCCAGAAGTGATCACCGCGGATCCCCGCCACCCAATCGAGCGAAGAATGAACGCCCAGGTCGACGCCAACCCCCAAGTCTGGATCGCCTGGCAAACCGTCGCCTCCGCTCACCGCGACGCCTACCCCCTGGCCGTGCTCTGCGGCTTGCTCGAAGGACGAACCGGCCGCCTGCACAAGGCCCTGGTACTCAAGGACCAAATCGCCACCTCCGTCTCCGCCGCCGATGACTGCCGCAAGTGGGCCGGCAGCTTCGCCATCAGCGCTGAAGCCCGCGAGCCGCACACACCGGCAAAATGCGAGCAGGCCGTCTACACCGTACTCGATCGCCTCGCCCGCGACGACGTGCCCGCCGAAGAACTCCAGAAGGTCAAAAACCAGTTCGCCGCACGCGAGTACCGCAAGCTCGCCAATAACTACGCCATCTTCATGCAGCTCATCCACTACGACGGACAGGGTAACTGGCGCGAGATCAACGAGGCCGGCCCTAAACTCCAGGCGGTCACCGCGGCCGACGTCCGACGCGTGGTCAACCGGTACTTCACCCCCGAGAACCGGGCCGTGGCCTTGCTCACCCGCAAGCCGCCCGCAGTCCCGCCAAGCCCCACCGAACAGTAA
- a CDS encoding DUF362 domain-containing protein, whose protein sequence is MSVVSIIGCESYGVLAVEEAVRRSVEYLGGMSRFVQPGMRVLLKPNLLAARAPTEATTTHPAVVAAVARLVQEAGGVVSVADSPGGPFVATLLKSVYSATGMEQVARDTGLTLNHDFTDTEVSSPSGKLLKRVHLITAVAQADLVINLPKLKTHGQMVYTGAVKNLFGAIAGTDKIEYHMRMADYGTFADALIDIYLAARPKLTLMDAVIGMEGAGPSAGDPRHLGLILASEDAFALDYVALSLVGADPMQVPVMKAAAERGLCPTGLAEVTLRGCCVDDARVERFDMPAMGEMLAVSWSQSALLGRLSQWIKARPVFHRAACTGCALCARHCPAKVITMDTGKPTADLKGCIRCFCCQELCPSKAITIRRLSPPLAAVLRIVFFGLSMISSKLGGWGKRLPRS, encoded by the coding sequence ATGAGTGTTGTCTCGATCATCGGATGCGAGAGTTACGGCGTCTTGGCGGTCGAGGAGGCGGTTCGGCGGTCGGTGGAGTACCTTGGCGGCATGTCGCGGTTTGTGCAGCCGGGCATGCGTGTTCTGCTGAAGCCCAACCTTTTGGCTGCTCGGGCCCCAACTGAAGCGACGACGACTCATCCGGCCGTCGTGGCGGCGGTTGCCCGGCTGGTCCAGGAAGCGGGCGGCGTTGTCAGCGTGGCCGACAGTCCGGGCGGGCCGTTTGTCGCCACCCTGCTCAAAAGTGTGTATTCCGCGACGGGCATGGAGCAGGTAGCCCGTGACACCGGCCTGACTCTCAACCATGATTTCACGGACACGGAGGTGTCCAGTCCTTCGGGCAAGCTGCTGAAGCGGGTGCATCTGATCACCGCCGTTGCCCAGGCCGATCTGGTGATCAACCTGCCGAAGCTGAAGACGCACGGGCAGATGGTGTACACCGGAGCGGTGAAGAACCTTTTTGGCGCGATCGCGGGTACGGACAAGATCGAGTACCACATGCGGATGGCGGACTACGGCACGTTCGCGGACGCGCTGATTGACATCTACCTGGCCGCCCGACCGAAGCTGACGCTGATGGACGCCGTGATTGGGATGGAGGGTGCGGGTCCGTCGGCCGGCGATCCGCGGCATCTCGGTCTGATCCTGGCGAGTGAGGACGCCTTTGCCCTGGACTATGTTGCTCTGAGCCTGGTGGGTGCCGACCCGATGCAGGTCCCGGTGATGAAGGCTGCAGCGGAGCGAGGTCTTTGTCCGACGGGCCTGGCCGAGGTCACGCTTCGCGGTTGTTGTGTTGATGACGCCCGGGTCGAGCGGTTTGACATGCCGGCGATGGGCGAGATGCTTGCGGTGTCCTGGTCGCAGAGTGCACTTCTCGGGCGGCTGTCGCAGTGGATCAAGGCTCGCCCGGTCTTTCACCGCGCCGCGTGCACCGGTTGCGCCTTGTGTGCGAGGCATTGTCCAGCGAAGGTCATCACGATGGATACCGGCAAGCCCACTGCCGATCTTAAGGGCTGCATTCGCTGCTTCTGTTGCCAGGAACTCTGCCCGTCCAAGGCGATCACGATCCGGAGACTGAGTCCTCCTCTTGCGGCCGTCCTTCGAATCGTCTTCTTCGGTTTGTCGATGATCTCGTCCAAGCTGGGTGGTTGGGGGAAGAGGCTGCCAAGGAGCTGA
- a CDS encoding insulinase family protein: MIQPHRNAHLLASGLTLMAVGCSTAVTRITIPNRPEKLTYPPLVYHPPTPADYRVPLAAGPVAYLVPDRSRPLITVQVLVRAPAYAVPAGKEPLNSLLADLLTQGGTQSQTAEQLEERLEFLAAELGVHASHTEMSARLNILTKDFDQGLAILRQILTTPRFQEDRLNLLKQQELQAMRERNDASAGIEQRERGFLAFGESFFTNRHATAASLQSVTRDDLVAFHRQFFHPANMVLAVSGDFDRAEMIRKLDTFLSDWPITGKTAPPCPTDATFAAPGVYLVNKPEVNQGRVGVLLPGIRRDNPDYYAVTVMNDILGGGGFTSRIMKRVRSDEGLAYSAGSHFPAGVHYPLFFAAGFQTKARTVAFATSIVLTEMKRIAAEPVSDQELHTSKRSFIDVFPNNFVTADQIAATFANDEFTGRYASDPDYWKNYRAKIDALTKTDIQRVAGQYLTPEKVVILVVGPREEILKGHPDHPVTLQSLSPGSLKDLPLRDPLTLKPMTR; encoded by the coding sequence ATGATCCAGCCACACCGCAATGCACACTTGCTGGCCAGCGGCCTTACCCTGATGGCCGTGGGATGCAGCACCGCCGTGACCAGGATAACCATCCCCAACCGCCCGGAGAAGCTCACCTATCCGCCGCTGGTCTATCATCCGCCGACTCCCGCCGACTACCGCGTGCCACTCGCCGCAGGACCGGTCGCCTACCTGGTACCCGACCGCTCACGCCCCCTGATCACCGTGCAGGTGCTCGTCCGCGCTCCAGCCTACGCCGTCCCCGCCGGCAAAGAGCCCCTGAACTCCCTCCTCGCCGATCTGCTCACCCAGGGCGGTACCCAATCCCAAACCGCCGAACAACTCGAGGAACGCCTCGAGTTCCTGGCCGCCGAACTCGGCGTGCACGCATCCCATACCGAAATGTCCGCCCGCCTGAATATCCTCACCAAAGACTTCGACCAGGGCCTGGCCATCCTCCGACAAATCCTCACTACCCCGCGATTCCAGGAGGACCGGCTCAACCTCCTCAAACAGCAGGAACTGCAAGCCATGCGCGAACGCAACGACGCCTCGGCCGGTATCGAGCAACGCGAACGCGGCTTCCTGGCATTCGGCGAGTCGTTCTTCACCAACCGCCACGCCACCGCAGCCTCCCTCCAGTCCGTGACCCGCGACGACCTCGTAGCATTCCATCGTCAGTTCTTCCACCCCGCCAACATGGTCCTCGCGGTCAGCGGCGACTTCGACCGCGCCGAGATGATCAGGAAACTCGACACCTTCCTCAGTGACTGGCCCATCACCGGCAAAACCGCACCACCCTGTCCTACCGACGCGACCTTCGCTGCCCCAGGTGTCTACCTGGTCAACAAACCCGAGGTCAACCAGGGCCGCGTCGGCGTCCTCCTGCCCGGCATCCGGCGCGATAACCCCGACTACTACGCCGTGACCGTGATGAACGACATCCTCGGCGGCGGAGGATTCACCTCGCGGATCATGAAGCGAGTTCGATCCGATGAGGGACTGGCCTACTCCGCGGGCTCGCACTTCCCGGCAGGAGTACACTACCCGCTCTTCTTCGCCGCCGGATTCCAGACCAAGGCCCGGACCGTCGCCTTCGCTACCTCCATCGTCCTGACCGAAATGAAACGCATCGCCGCCGAACCGGTCAGCGATCAGGAGTTGCATACTTCCAAGCGATCCTTCATCGACGTCTTCCCGAACAACTTCGTCACCGCCGATCAGATCGCCGCCACCTTCGCCAACGACGAGTTCACCGGACGCTACGCCTCCGATCCCGATTACTGGAAGAACTACCGCGCAAAAATCGACGCCCTGACCAAGACCGACATCCAACGCGTGGCCGGTCAGTACCTCACACCCGAAAAGGTGGTCATCCTCGTTGTCGGCCCAAGGGAGGAGATACTCAAGGGACACCCCGACCATCCGGTCACCCTCCAGTCGCTCTCCCCCGGCTCGCTCAAGGACCTGCCGCTCCGCGATCCGCTGACCCTGAAGCCCATGACCAGGTAG